One genomic segment of Streptomyces liangshanensis includes these proteins:
- a CDS encoding GAF and ANTAR domain-containing protein, translating to MISDGMADVLRTLGLGGDKDLAAGCVRALGVDGVAVSLLLDDGPLVEPLWCYPESSARFEELQYTFGEGPGPEAVRTGVVVLEPDLERVRPERWPALLPAALDTPVRGVFCFPLGIGAMRLGVLTVVRHDTHGLSRQQISDALALTAALTAAFLNEQGTRAAAGRTAVSPPSEAHRAVVHQATGMISVQLGVELAEALVRQRADPERGRGGRGGQETPAEIFVEVADSLIDDFDVIDLLQRLSSRCVELLDVDAAGIMLADEHGELQIMAASDEHTRLLELLAVQHDQGPCVECYGTGRATPNIDLTDDAAAATWPRFTAQARATGYVTTHALPLRLRDRVVGALNLFQNAPHRLGEGELALAQALADVATIAILQQRTLEQSHVETSRLQAALTSRVLIEQVKGVLAERWGTSVDDAFEAFRAYARSHRLRLADFAAEIIGGGFDTALIPAPTPSA from the coding sequence GTGATCAGCGACGGCATGGCCGACGTCCTGCGGACGCTGGGCCTCGGCGGCGACAAGGACCTGGCGGCCGGGTGCGTACGGGCCCTCGGGGTCGACGGTGTCGCCGTGTCGCTCCTGCTGGACGACGGCCCCCTGGTCGAGCCGCTGTGGTGCTACCCGGAGAGCAGCGCCCGCTTCGAGGAGCTCCAGTACACCTTCGGGGAGGGCCCCGGCCCCGAGGCGGTCCGCACGGGCGTGGTCGTGCTGGAACCCGATCTCGAACGTGTACGGCCCGAACGGTGGCCGGCGCTGCTGCCCGCCGCGCTGGATACCCCGGTGCGGGGTGTCTTCTGCTTCCCCCTCGGGATCGGCGCCATGCGTCTGGGTGTCCTGACGGTGGTACGGCATGACACCCACGGCCTGTCGCGGCAGCAGATCTCGGACGCCCTGGCGCTCACGGCGGCGCTGACCGCGGCCTTCCTCAACGAGCAGGGCACACGCGCCGCGGCAGGCCGCACGGCCGTCTCCCCGCCGTCCGAGGCGCACCGCGCGGTGGTCCACCAGGCGACCGGCATGATCAGCGTGCAGCTGGGGGTGGAGCTGGCCGAGGCCCTCGTACGGCAGCGAGCGGACCCTGAGCGAGGTCGCGGCGGACGTGGTGGCCAGGAAACTCCGGCGGAGATCTTCGTCGAGGTCGCCGACTCCCTGATCGACGACTTCGACGTGATCGATCTCCTCCAGCGGCTCTCCTCCCGCTGTGTGGAACTGCTCGACGTCGACGCGGCGGGCATCATGCTCGCCGACGAGCACGGCGAGTTGCAGATCATGGCAGCGTCCGACGAGCACACCCGGCTGCTGGAACTGCTCGCCGTGCAGCACGACCAGGGTCCGTGCGTGGAGTGCTACGGCACGGGCCGGGCCACGCCCAACATCGACCTGACCGACGACGCGGCCGCCGCGACGTGGCCGCGCTTCACGGCGCAGGCGCGCGCGACGGGGTACGTGACCACGCACGCGCTGCCCCTGCGGCTGCGGGACCGCGTGGTCGGCGCGCTGAACCTCTTCCAGAATGCGCCGCACCGGCTCGGCGAAGGGGAACTCGCCCTCGCCCAGGCGCTCGCGGACGTGGCGACGATCGCCATCCTCCAGCAGCGCACGCTGGAGCAGTCGCACGTGGAGACGAGCCGGCTCCAGGCGGCGCTGACCAGCCGGGTGCTGATCGAGCAGGTCAAGGGGGTCCTCGCCGAACGCTGGGGGACATCCGTGGACGACGCGTTCGAGGCGTTCCGCGCCTATGCCCGCTCCCACCGCCTGCGGCTGGCGGACTTCGCGGCCGAGATCATCGGCGGCGGGTTCGACACGGCGCTGATCCCGGCGCCCACGCCCAGCGCCTGA
- a CDS encoding STAS domain-containing protein — translation MGSLTDPHDACQVVRATGELDLTTVPHFAHELRTVRDRPRPPRLVVDLSAVSFMDGSALDPLCAAWDDCRHHGGWARVVYTRRSVGIVFRAARLGELFPQYLTVMDARRGHVADAPPPEDQGAPCGGSA, via the coding sequence ATGGGTTCCCTCACCGATCCCCACGACGCGTGCCAGGTGGTCAGGGCGACGGGCGAGCTCGACCTGACCACCGTCCCGCACTTCGCGCACGAACTGCGGACCGTACGGGACCGGCCTCGGCCGCCCCGCCTGGTGGTCGACCTGAGCGCCGTGTCCTTCATGGACGGCAGCGCCCTCGACCCGCTCTGCGCGGCCTGGGACGACTGCCGGCACCACGGCGGCTGGGCCCGGGTCGTCTACACGCGCCGCAGCGTCGGCATCGTGTTCCGCGCCGCCCGGCTCGGGGAGCTGTTCCCCCAGTACCTGACCGTCATGGACGCCCGGCGCGGCCACGTCGCGGACGCCCCGCCGCCCGAGGACCAGGGCGCACCGTGCGGCGGAAGCGCGTAA
- a CDS encoding exonuclease SbcCD subunit D: MRILHTSDWHLGRSFHRVGLLDAQAAFLDHLVTTVRTHAVDAVVVAGDVYDRAVPPLGAVDLFDRALHRLADAGVPTVMISGNHDSARRLGVGAGLLGRAGIHLRTDPAHCATPVVLTDPHGEVAFYGLPYLEPALVRDAFAAPKADHETVLTAAMERVRADLAARPAGTRSVVLAHAFVAGGAPSDSERDITVGGVAVVPAGVFDGVDYVALGHLHGSQRLTERVRYAGSPLAYSFSEATHRKTMWLVDLGPGGAIEAERINCPVPRALARLRGRLDDLLADETLTRHEDAWIEATLTDAVRPAEPMARLTARFPHTLSLVFDPERTDDDPLASYAQRLAGRTDQQIAEDFVAHVRGGSGADADERTVLRDAFDDVRVDATVREVTP, translated from the coding sequence TTGAGGATTCTCCATACATCGGACTGGCATCTGGGGCGGTCGTTCCACCGCGTGGGCCTGCTCGACGCGCAGGCCGCTTTCCTCGACCACCTGGTGACGACCGTACGGACCCACGCGGTCGACGCCGTGGTGGTCGCGGGCGACGTCTACGACCGCGCGGTGCCGCCGCTGGGCGCCGTGGACCTCTTCGACCGGGCGCTGCACCGGCTGGCCGACGCCGGCGTCCCCACCGTGATGATCTCCGGGAACCACGACTCCGCCCGCCGGCTCGGCGTCGGCGCGGGCCTCCTCGGCCGGGCCGGGATCCACCTGCGGACCGACCCGGCCCACTGCGCCACCCCCGTCGTGCTCACCGACCCCCACGGCGAGGTCGCCTTCTACGGCCTGCCCTACCTCGAACCGGCCCTGGTACGCGACGCGTTCGCGGCGCCCAAGGCCGACCACGAGACCGTGCTCACCGCTGCCATGGAGCGGGTACGGGCCGACCTCGCCGCCCGCCCCGCCGGCACCCGCTCCGTCGTCCTGGCCCACGCCTTCGTCGCCGGGGGCGCGCCCAGCGACAGCGAACGCGATATCACCGTCGGCGGCGTCGCCGTCGTGCCCGCCGGGGTCTTCGACGGCGTCGACTACGTCGCCCTCGGCCACCTGCACGGCTCCCAGCGCCTCACCGAGCGCGTACGGTACGCCGGTTCGCCGCTCGCCTACTCCTTCTCGGAGGCCACCCACCGCAAGACCATGTGGCTGGTGGACCTCGGACCCGGCGGCGCGATCGAGGCCGAGCGGATCAACTGCCCCGTGCCCCGCGCGCTGGCCCGGCTCCGCGGCCGCCTCGACGACCTGCTCGCCGACGAGACCCTCACCCGCCACGAGGACGCCTGGATCGAGGCCACCCTGACCGACGCCGTCCGCCCCGCCGAACCCATGGCCCGGCTCACCGCCCGCTTCCCGCACACCCTCAGCCTGGTCTTCGACCCCGAGCGCACCGACGACGACCCGCTCGCCTCGTACGCCCAGCGCCTCGCGGGCCGCACCGACCAGCAGATCGCGGAGGACTTCGTGGCCCACGTTCGCGGCGGGTCCGGGGCCGACGCGGACGAACGCACCGTGCTGCGCGACGCCTTCGACGACGTACGGGTCGACGCGACCGTGCGCGAGGTGACCCCATGA
- a CDS encoding AAA family ATPase, protein MRLHRLTLTAFGPFAGTQSVDFDALSAAGIFLLHGPTGAGKTSVLDAVCYALYGAVPGARQSPGASLRSDHAAPGTYTEIMLELTVGGRRLEITRQPAQVRPKKRGAGFTTEKAQSWLREYDPEGGAWRALSRSHQEIGEEISQLLGMSREQFCQVVLLPQGDFARFLRADAEARGKLLGRLFDTRRFAAVEERLAELRRSAEQQVRSGDERLTGIAQRIAQAAGAGVPPLPALQPGDPALAPAVLEWAALARSTAHERADIAESALAAAENRQAVARRALDAERELARLQERFAGTRRRAEELEARRPEHDEAAALLERGLRAERVAPALALRDDADRAHRVASAEYDRTRGRLPGDLAEAGAEQLAALERSMRQELGALDAARQAERRSAEIGAERAGLEREARTDEEILRDAESWLAGWDATRRTLQDRVETAQEAVTRAEQLAGQLEPARRRLDAARRRDTLEASADEAERRLNSAREEANTAHEAWLRIRERRLEGIAAELAARLVDGEPCAVCGSSGHPAPARASADQVDPADEDASRELYDRADAERAAAEGRCARLREERAAAREAAGTAAVAELAELTRRLDHEHAEAHRVATGTHAAREALARAGREYDERLAARHEAERRVAARTSRREALDSEQLALEDQLRQARGDADSVAGRVAQLESRARWLAEAADAVQAVDTTAARLKEADDRLADAAFRAGFDTPGAAADALLPETDRRTLQRRIDTWQAEAAAVADRLAEPDTRAAADRPPAEADAAQAAHDTAERALRAASSVRTTARERRAELGRLSRQAETEVRGLGPVREEYGRVARLAALTAGTSTDNERRMRLESYVLAARLEQVAAAATVRLRRMSGGRYALVHTDARAGGQRRSGLGLQVVDAWTGSARDTATLSGGETFFASLALALGLADVVTDEAGGVRLDTLFIDEGFGSLDDQTLDEVLDVLDSLRERDRSVGIVSHVADLRRRIPTQLEIVKERDGSAVRQRGVDAAALSG, encoded by the coding sequence ATGAGACTGCACCGCCTCACCCTCACCGCCTTCGGCCCCTTCGCCGGCACCCAGTCCGTCGACTTCGACGCGCTCTCCGCCGCCGGCATCTTCCTGCTGCACGGCCCCACCGGCGCGGGCAAGACGTCCGTGCTCGACGCCGTCTGCTACGCGCTGTACGGCGCGGTGCCCGGCGCCCGGCAGAGCCCCGGGGCGTCGCTGCGCAGCGACCACGCGGCGCCCGGGACGTACACCGAGATCATGCTCGAACTGACCGTCGGCGGCAGGCGGTTGGAGATCACCCGGCAGCCCGCGCAGGTCCGCCCCAAGAAGCGGGGCGCCGGCTTCACCACCGAGAAGGCGCAGAGCTGGCTGCGGGAGTACGACCCCGAGGGCGGCGCATGGCGCGCGCTCAGCCGCTCCCACCAGGAGATCGGCGAGGAGATCAGCCAGCTGCTCGGCATGAGCCGCGAGCAGTTCTGCCAGGTCGTGCTCCTGCCGCAGGGCGACTTCGCGCGCTTCCTGCGGGCCGACGCCGAGGCGCGCGGCAAGCTGCTGGGCAGGCTCTTCGACACCCGGCGCTTCGCCGCCGTCGAGGAACGGCTCGCCGAACTGCGCCGGTCCGCCGAACAGCAGGTCCGGTCGGGCGACGAGCGGTTGACGGGCATCGCGCAGCGCATCGCCCAGGCGGCGGGCGCCGGGGTCCCTCCGCTGCCCGCGCTCCAGCCGGGCGATCCCGCGCTCGCCCCGGCCGTGCTGGAGTGGGCGGCCCTCGCCCGCTCCACCGCCCACGAGCGGGCCGACATCGCGGAGTCGGCCCTCGCGGCGGCGGAGAACCGGCAGGCCGTGGCGCGGCGTGCGCTGGACGCCGAACGGGAACTGGCCCGCCTCCAGGAGCGGTTCGCCGGAACGCGGCGGCGCGCCGAGGAGCTGGAGGCCCGCCGCCCCGAGCACGACGAGGCCGCGGCCCTGTTGGAGCGCGGCCTCAGGGCGGAACGGGTCGCGCCCGCCCTCGCCCTGCGGGACGACGCGGACCGGGCGCACCGCGTCGCGTCCGCCGAGTACGACCGTACGCGCGGACGCCTTCCCGGCGACCTCGCGGAGGCGGGCGCCGAGCAACTGGCCGCCCTGGAACGGTCCATGCGCCAGGAGTTGGGCGCCCTGGACGCGGCCCGGCAGGCCGAGCGGCGCAGCGCGGAGATCGGCGCCGAGCGGGCGGGCCTGGAGCGGGAGGCGCGGACCGACGAAGAGATCCTCCGGGACGCGGAGAGCTGGCTCGCCGGCTGGGACGCCACCCGCCGCACCCTCCAGGACCGTGTCGAGACCGCCCAGGAGGCGGTCACCCGCGCCGAACAGCTCGCGGGGCAGCTCGAACCGGCCCGGCGGCGGCTCGACGCGGCCCGGCGGCGCGACACCCTCGAAGCGTCGGCGGACGAGGCGGAACGGCGGCTGAACTCCGCCCGCGAGGAGGCCAACACGGCCCACGAGGCGTGGCTGCGGATCCGGGAACGCCGCCTGGAGGGCATCGCGGCGGAGCTGGCCGCCCGGCTGGTCGACGGCGAGCCCTGCGCCGTCTGCGGGTCCTCGGGGCACCCCGCCCCGGCGCGCGCCTCCGCCGACCAGGTCGACCCGGCCGACGAGGACGCGTCCCGGGAGCTGTACGACCGGGCGGACGCCGAACGGGCCGCGGCGGAAGGCCGGTGCGCCCGGTTGCGGGAGGAACGCGCCGCGGCCCGCGAGGCGGCCGGCACCGCCGCCGTCGCCGAACTCGCGGAACTGACCCGGCGGTTGGACCACGAGCACGCGGAGGCGCATCGCGTCGCTACCGGCACCCACGCGGCCCGCGAGGCGCTCGCCCGCGCCGGGCGCGAGTACGACGAGCGGCTCGCCGCGCGCCACGAGGCCGAGCGAAGGGTCGCCGCGCGCACGTCACGGCGCGAAGCCCTCGACAGCGAACAGCTCGCGTTGGAGGACCAGTTGCGCCAGGCGCGCGGGGACGCCGACAGCGTCGCCGGCCGGGTGGCCCAACTGGAGAGCCGGGCCCGCTGGCTCGCCGAGGCCGCCGACGCCGTCCAGGCCGTCGACACCACGGCGGCGCGGCTCAAGGAGGCCGACGACCGGCTGGCCGACGCCGCGTTCCGGGCCGGCTTCGACACTCCGGGCGCCGCCGCCGACGCGCTCCTCCCCGAGACCGACCGGCGCACGCTCCAGCGCCGGATCGACACGTGGCAGGCCGAGGCCGCGGCGGTCGCCGACCGGCTCGCCGAACCGGACACCCGGGCCGCCGCCGACCGGCCGCCCGCCGAGGCGGACGCGGCGCAGGCCGCGCACGACACCGCCGAGCGGGCCCTGCGCGCCGCGTCGTCCGTCCGTACCACCGCCCGCGAGCGCCGCGCGGAGCTGGGGCGCCTCTCCCGGCAGGCCGAGACCGAGGTGCGCGGGCTGGGACCGGTGCGCGAGGAGTACGGGCGGGTGGCCCGCCTCGCCGCGCTCACCGCGGGCACCTCGACCGACAACGAACGCAGGATGCGGCTGGAGTCGTACGTCCTGGCCGCGCGCCTCGAACAGGTCGCCGCCGCTGCCACCGTACGGCTGCGGCGCATGTCGGGCGGGCGCTACGCGCTCGTCCACACCGACGCGCGGGCCGGCGGGCAGCGGCGTTCGGGCCTGGGGCTCCAGGTCGTGGATGCCTGGACCGGCAGCGCGCGGGACACCGCGACGCTCTCGGGCGGCGAGACGTTCTTCGCGTCGCTCGCCCTCGCGCTCGGCCTCGCCGACGTCGTGACGGACGAGGCCGGGGGCGTCCGGCTGGACACGCTCTTCATCGACGAGGGCTTCGGCAGTCTGGACGACCAGACCCTCGACGAGGTCCTGGACGTCCTGGACTCGCTGCGCGAGCGGGACCGGAGCGTCGGGATCGTCAGTCACGTCGCCGACCTGCGGCGCCGCATTCCCACCCAGCTGGAGATCGTCAAGGAACGGGACGGGTCGGCGGTCCGGCAGCGGGGCGTGGACGCGGCGGCGCTCAGCGGCTGA
- a CDS encoding Lrp/AsnC family transcriptional regulator: MTVYSPDSTDWRILDVLQRDGRASFAELARAVSMSPSAVTERVRRLEEAGVISGYAAVVDRERLGLPILAYVRLRYPNGNYKPFHDLLERTSEILEAHHVTGDDCFVLKVVARSMSHLEEINGRIGNLGSVTTSVVYSSPLPRRALSR; encoded by the coding sequence ATGACCGTGTATTCACCGGACAGCACCGATTGGCGCATTCTGGACGTCCTCCAGCGGGACGGCCGGGCCAGCTTCGCCGAGCTGGCGCGCGCCGTCTCGATGTCGCCGAGCGCCGTCACCGAGCGCGTACGCCGCCTGGAGGAGGCCGGGGTGATCTCGGGGTACGCGGCGGTCGTCGACCGCGAGCGCCTCGGGCTGCCGATCCTCGCCTACGTACGGCTGCGCTACCCGAACGGCAACTACAAGCCCTTCCACGACCTGCTGGAGCGGACCTCCGAGATCCTGGAGGCCCACCACGTGACGGGCGACGACTGCTTCGTCCTCAAGGTCGTCGCGCGTTCGATGTCCCATCTGGAGGAGATCAACGGCCGGATCGGCAACCTCGGCTCGGTGACGACGAGCGTGGTCTACTCGTCGCCGCTGCCCCGCCGCGCCCTCAGCCGCTGA
- a CDS encoding rhodanese-like domain-containing protein: MTTYTDSSLGETTPPVPPVNAVLRVPPAPPAEAAAHFGASLAFHADVSDVAAALAAGGDPGFVLLDSRSTASWDQGHVPGAFHLPTDRIAEDAERLLDKAVPVVTYCWGPGCNGGARAALALAVLGFRVKEMLGGIEYWIREGFEVETWEGTARRAADPLTAPVGADACGC, from the coding sequence ATGACCACCTACACGGATTCCTCGCTCGGCGAGACCACGCCTCCTGTCCCTCCCGTCAACGCGGTGCTCCGGGTGCCGCCCGCCCCGCCCGCCGAGGCCGCCGCCCACTTCGGCGCGAGCCTCGCCTTCCACGCCGACGTCTCCGACGTCGCCGCCGCCCTGGCGGCGGGCGGCGACCCCGGCTTCGTCCTGCTGGACTCCCGCTCCACCGCGTCCTGGGACCAGGGTCACGTCCCCGGCGCCTTCCACCTGCCGACCGACCGCATCGCCGAGGACGCGGAACGCCTCCTCGACAAGGCGGTCCCGGTCGTCACGTACTGCTGGGGCCCTGGCTGCAACGGCGGCGCCCGCGCCGCGCTCGCGCTGGCGGTCCTCGGCTTCCGGGTGAAGGAGATGCTCGGCGGCATCGAGTACTGGATCAGGGAGGGTTTCGAGGTCGAGACCTGGGAGGGCACCGCGCGGCGCGCCGCCGACCCCCTGACGGCACCGGTGGGGGCGGACGCCTGCGGCTGCTGA
- a CDS encoding ATP-grasp domain-containing protein, whose product MPRRTLHLPPWPTPTVTALAAAATARGMRVHTFRDRRVPEEHRRDPGAGLYAGPAFADVVAPDLGLGLLEAPEGWLPALPYELTGRRIELMPLAQARQLRVPAFMKPPNDKSFPARVYPDGSRLPGRDAVEDDVPVLVSDIVTFTAEFRLYVLDGEVVTGSRYAVRGVRDVVPLAADPRAAGVREFAARLFAPGVPALPRAVVVDVGTVDEGLGGEGWAVVEANAAWASGHYACDADRALDVVLRAARAVTAPEDVPFLRPYPSVVR is encoded by the coding sequence ATGCCCCGACGCACCCTCCACCTCCCGCCCTGGCCCACCCCCACGGTCACGGCACTCGCCGCCGCCGCGACCGCGCGCGGGATGCGGGTCCATACGTTCCGCGACCGCCGGGTCCCCGAGGAACACCGGCGGGACCCCGGGGCGGGCCTGTACGCGGGACCGGCGTTCGCCGACGTGGTCGCCCCCGACCTCGGCCTTGGCCTGCTGGAGGCACCGGAGGGCTGGCTGCCCGCGCTGCCGTACGAACTGACCGGCCGCCGGATCGAGTTGATGCCCCTCGCCCAGGCCAGGCAGCTGCGCGTCCCGGCGTTCATGAAACCGCCGAACGACAAGAGCTTCCCGGCCCGCGTGTACCCGGACGGCAGCCGGCTGCCGGGCCGTGATGCCGTCGAGGACGACGTGCCCGTCCTGGTCAGCGACATCGTGACCTTCACGGCGGAGTTCCGGCTGTACGTGCTGGACGGCGAGGTGGTGACGGGGAGCCGCTACGCGGTGCGGGGCGTACGGGACGTCGTACCCCTGGCAGCGGATCCGCGGGCCGCCGGGGTACGGGAGTTCGCGGCCCGGCTGTTCGCCCCCGGCGTCCCCGCGCTGCCCCGCGCCGTGGTCGTGGACGTGGGCACGGTCGACGAGGGCCTTGGCGGGGAGGGTTGGGCGGTGGTGGAGGCCAACGCGGCCTGGGCGAGCGGGCATTACGCGTGCGACGCCGACCGTGCTCTCGACGTCGTCCTGCGCGCAGCCCGCGCGGTGACGGCGCCCGAGGACGTACCGTTCCTGCGCCCGTACCCGTCCGTGGTGCGCTGA
- a CDS encoding SDR family oxidoreductase: MTALPPPTLDDLRRDPLPLRGRTALVTGASRRGGIGHAVARRLAAYGAGVYLHHHVPHDAAQPWGADPDGPAAVADSVREACGDPAARVVHGPGDLAEPDAPAALVAEAAEALGGRLDILVANHALSGADGPLDAIDAAMLDAHWAVDTRSVVLLVQAYARQRAALPAGPQGGGRIVMMTSGQDIGGGMPEEIAYSLAKGALASATRTLATSLADLGVTVNTVNPGPVDTGYLTGEAYDEIAALFPAGRWGMPDDPARLIAWLATDEARWITGQVIDSEGGIRR; the protein is encoded by the coding sequence ATGACCGCTCTCCCTCCCCCCACGCTCGACGACCTCCGCCGCGACCCCCTGCCCCTGCGCGGGCGCACCGCCCTGGTCACCGGGGCCAGCCGGCGGGGCGGCATCGGCCACGCGGTCGCCCGGCGGCTCGCCGCGTACGGGGCCGGTGTCTACCTCCACCACCACGTGCCGCACGACGCCGCGCAGCCCTGGGGCGCCGACCCCGACGGGCCCGCCGCCGTGGCCGACTCGGTGCGGGAGGCGTGCGGGGATCCGGCCGCGCGGGTCGTGCACGGGCCCGGTGACCTGGCCGAACCGGACGCGCCCGCCGCGCTGGTCGCCGAGGCGGCCGAGGCGCTCGGCGGGCGGCTCGACATCCTCGTCGCCAACCACGCCCTGAGCGGCGCCGACGGCCCCCTGGACGCGATCGACGCCGCGATGCTCGACGCCCACTGGGCGGTGGACACCCGGTCGGTGGTCCTGCTGGTCCAGGCGTACGCGCGGCAGCGTGCCGCGCTGCCCGCCGGACCTCAGGGCGGCGGCCGGATCGTCATGATGACGTCGGGCCAGGACATCGGGGGCGGCATGCCGGAGGAGATCGCCTACAGCCTCGCCAAGGGCGCGCTCGCCTCGGCCACCCGCACGCTCGCCACCTCCCTCGCGGACCTCGGGGTGACGGTGAACACCGTCAATCCGGGGCCGGTCGACACCGGCTACCTGACGGGGGAGGCGTACGACGAGATCGCGGCGCTGTTCCCGGCCGGGCGGTGGGGCATGCCCGACGACCCGGCCCGGCTGATCGCCTGGCTGGCCACCGACGAGGCGCGCTGGATCACCGGTCAGGTCATCGACTCGGAGGGCGGCATCCGCCGCTGA
- a CDS encoding ATP-grasp domain-containing protein, giving the protein MTASFLFCADPLRASRVDPAFTAEADLAGAYGTARALLDHDALLAGDLAGALARVERGSGPYWYRGWMIPAPVYGTLERALAERGCALLTGAADFRRGHELPGWYEEFAALTPPSRWLPRPPGAPPAPDELAALAAPLGPGPGIVKDYVKSRKHEWDEACFVPELADTGRLSAVVERFFALQEGSLAGGVVLRAFEPFVAGGEARVWWVDGVPVLTTAHPDTPDRLPAPETGAVGAAVRALGSRFVTTDLALREDGVWRVVEVGDGQVSGLPAGADATALFAALATAGEARVPAA; this is encoded by the coding sequence ATGACCGCCTCGTTCCTGTTCTGCGCGGATCCGCTGCGCGCGAGCCGGGTCGATCCGGCGTTCACCGCGGAGGCCGACCTGGCCGGGGCGTACGGGACGGCACGGGCCCTGCTCGACCATGACGCGCTGCTCGCCGGGGACCTGGCCGGCGCCCTGGCGCGCGTGGAGCGGGGCTCGGGGCCGTACTGGTACCGGGGCTGGATGATCCCGGCGCCGGTGTACGGGACACTGGAACGCGCGCTCGCCGAGCGGGGATGCGCCCTGCTGACGGGCGCCGCGGACTTCCGGCGCGGGCACGAACTGCCCGGATGGTACGAGGAGTTCGCGGCGCTCACGCCGCCCAGCCGGTGGCTGCCCCGGCCCCCGGGCGCGCCGCCGGCGCCGGACGAACTGGCCGCGCTCGCCGCTCCGCTGGGGCCCGGTCCCGGCATCGTGAAGGACTACGTCAAGTCCCGCAAGCACGAGTGGGACGAGGCGTGCTTCGTCCCCGAACTGGCCGACACCGGACGGCTGTCGGCCGTGGTGGAGCGCTTCTTCGCCCTCCAGGAGGGCTCGTTGGCCGGGGGCGTGGTGCTGCGTGCCTTCGAGCCGTTCGTGGCGGGCGGTGAGGCGCGGGTGTGGTGGGTGGACGGCGTACCGGTCCTGACCACCGCCCATCCGGACACCCCGGACCGGCTCCCCGCGCCGGAGACGGGCGCGGTGGGCGCGGCGGTCCGGGCGCTGGGCTCCCGGTTCGTCACGACGGACCTGGCGCTGCGGGAGGACGGGGTGTGGCGGGTGGTGGAGGTCGGTGACGGGCAGGTCAGCGGGCTGCCGGCGGGGGCCGACGCCACGGCGCTGTTCGCGGCGCTGGCGACGGCGGGCGAGGCCCGCGTACCGGCCGCCTGA